One Euphorbia lathyris chromosome 1, ddEupLath1.1, whole genome shotgun sequence DNA segment encodes these proteins:
- the LOC136210494 gene encoding phosphatidylserine decarboxylase proenzyme 1, mitochondrial isoform X1, protein MKFRFSDRAPFCPLNLRFNHHHHHHRRQFFTSFLKKVQTASQARASVNGSGSSNSQGPAGSSFALPGATVATILMLGALHARRLYEDKKIEEAREKGIELEFQPDAKATFIGMLPLRSISRVWGSLTSIELPIWMRPYVYKAWARALHSNLEEVARPLEEYASLREFFVRDLKEGCRPIDPDPRCLVSPVDGTILRFGELKGSGAMIEQVKGHSYSVSSLLGASSFLPMIAESDVHKESSKQQNSSVENSNKSWWRISLASPRVRDNISTCPTKGLYYCVIYLKPGDYHRIHSPVEWNVLVRRHFSGRLYPVNERATRTIRNLYVENERVVLEGLWQEGFMAIAAIGATNIGSIELFIEPELKTNLPRRKLLSSDRPDERVYRPEGVGKILKKGDEVAAFNMGSTVVLVFQAPTLKSLKNIDSSSEFRFNVNRGDRVRVGEALGRWHNL, encoded by the exons ATGAAATTCAGATTTTCCGATAGAGCCCCTTTCTGCCCTCTTAATTTACGGTTCAACCATCACCATCACCATCACCGACGGCAATTCTTCACTTCATTTCTCAAAAAGGTTCAAACAGCGTCTCAAGCACGTGCTTCTGTCAATGGCAGCGGTAGTAGCAATTCTCAAG GACCTGCTGGTAGTAGTTTTGCGTTGCCAGGTGCTACTGTGGCTACAATACTCATGCTTGGTGCTCTTCATGCACGTCGGCTCTATGAGGATAAAAAG ATTGAAGAGGCACGGGAAAAAGGAATTGAATTAGAGTTCCAACCTGATGCAAAA GCTACATTTATAGGTATGTTACCTTTACGCTCAATTTCCAGAGTTTGGGGTTCCTTGACAAGCATA GAACTTCCTATCTGGATGCGTCCATATGTCTATAAAGCTTGGGCTCGGGCGCTCCATTCAA ACCTAGAAGAAGTAGCTCGTCCTCTTGAAGAATATGCTTCATTAAGGGAGTTTTTTGTTCGTGACCTGAAAGAAGGCTGCAGGCCTATAGATCCTGATCCACGCTGTCTG GTTAGTCCTGTGGATGGCACCATTCTAAGATTTGGAGAGTTGAAAGGATCAGGAGCAATGATTGAGCAAGTCAAAGGGCATTCTTATTCTGTTTCTTCTCTTCTTGGTGCTAGTTCCTTCCTGCCTATGATAGCTGAGTCGGATGTCCATAAAGAGAGTAGTAAACAGCAAAACAGTTCTGTAGAGAACAGTAACAAGTCATGGTGGAGAATTTCATTAGCTTCCCCTAGAGTCAGGGACAATATCTCTACTTG TCCAACTAAGGGCCTTTACTACTGTGTAATATACCTGAAGCCTGGAGACTATCATCGCATACACTCCCCAGTTGAATGGAATGTTCTTGTCCGCCGGCATTTTTCAG GGCGCCTATATCCTGTCAATGAACGTGCCACAAGAACAATCCGAAATCTTTATGTTGAAAATGAAAGG GTAGTGCTTGAAGGTCTGTGGCAAGAAGGATTCATGGCTATTGCAGCAATTGGTGCTACAAATATTGGATCTATTGAG CTTTTCATTGAACCAGAACTTAAAACAAACCTGCCAAGAAGAAAGTTATTGAGCTCTGACCGCCCAGATGAACGGGTATATAGACCTGAAGGAGTTGGCAAAATTCTGAAGAAAGGGGACGAG GTGGCTGCTTTCAATATGGGATCAACTGTGGTGCTCGTCTTTCAAGCTCCTACATTAAAGTCACTCAAAAACATTGATTCATCTTCTGAGTTCAGGTTCAATGTCAATCGCGGTGACAGAGTACGCGTTGGAGAAGCATTGGGCCGGTGGCATAACTTGTAG
- the LOC136210494 gene encoding phosphatidylserine decarboxylase proenzyme 1, mitochondrial isoform X2: MFQKKSFQYIGVVFPSVIFNYFIAATFIGMLPLRSISRVWGSLTSIELPIWMRPYVYKAWARALHSNLEEVARPLEEYASLREFFVRDLKEGCRPIDPDPRCLVSPVDGTILRFGELKGSGAMIEQVKGHSYSVSSLLGASSFLPMIAESDVHKESSKQQNSSVENSNKSWWRISLASPRVRDNISTCPTKGLYYCVIYLKPGDYHRIHSPVEWNVLVRRHFSGRLYPVNERATRTIRNLYVENERVVLEGLWQEGFMAIAAIGATNIGSIELFIEPELKTNLPRRKLLSSDRPDERVYRPEGVGKILKKGDEVAAFNMGSTVVLVFQAPTLKSLKNIDSSSEFRFNVNRGDRVRVGEALGRWHNL, translated from the exons ATGTTCCAAAAAAAGAGTTTCCAATACATTGGCGTTGTCTTTCCATCTGTTATATTCAACTACTTCATTGCT GCTACATTTATAGGTATGTTACCTTTACGCTCAATTTCCAGAGTTTGGGGTTCCTTGACAAGCATA GAACTTCCTATCTGGATGCGTCCATATGTCTATAAAGCTTGGGCTCGGGCGCTCCATTCAA ACCTAGAAGAAGTAGCTCGTCCTCTTGAAGAATATGCTTCATTAAGGGAGTTTTTTGTTCGTGACCTGAAAGAAGGCTGCAGGCCTATAGATCCTGATCCACGCTGTCTG GTTAGTCCTGTGGATGGCACCATTCTAAGATTTGGAGAGTTGAAAGGATCAGGAGCAATGATTGAGCAAGTCAAAGGGCATTCTTATTCTGTTTCTTCTCTTCTTGGTGCTAGTTCCTTCCTGCCTATGATAGCTGAGTCGGATGTCCATAAAGAGAGTAGTAAACAGCAAAACAGTTCTGTAGAGAACAGTAACAAGTCATGGTGGAGAATTTCATTAGCTTCCCCTAGAGTCAGGGACAATATCTCTACTTG TCCAACTAAGGGCCTTTACTACTGTGTAATATACCTGAAGCCTGGAGACTATCATCGCATACACTCCCCAGTTGAATGGAATGTTCTTGTCCGCCGGCATTTTTCAG GGCGCCTATATCCTGTCAATGAACGTGCCACAAGAACAATCCGAAATCTTTATGTTGAAAATGAAAGG GTAGTGCTTGAAGGTCTGTGGCAAGAAGGATTCATGGCTATTGCAGCAATTGGTGCTACAAATATTGGATCTATTGAG CTTTTCATTGAACCAGAACTTAAAACAAACCTGCCAAGAAGAAAGTTATTGAGCTCTGACCGCCCAGATGAACGGGTATATAGACCTGAAGGAGTTGGCAAAATTCTGAAGAAAGGGGACGAG GTGGCTGCTTTCAATATGGGATCAACTGTGGTGCTCGTCTTTCAAGCTCCTACATTAAAGTCACTCAAAAACATTGATTCATCTTCTGAGTTCAGGTTCAATGTCAATCGCGGTGACAGAGTACGCGTTGGAGAAGCATTGGGCCGGTGGCATAACTTGTAG
- the LOC136210495 gene encoding uncharacterized protein isoform X1 — protein sequence MQYRKIIEVEPPSPLRYIIGAVIMMIGVVLPVGYMMFRNKRVPSSSSYSKQTNKVLI from the exons ATGCAGTACAGAAAAATCATAGAGGTGGAGCCGCCGAGTCCGTTAAGGTACATTATCGGAGCAGTGATAATGATGATAGGAGTGGTCTTACCTGTCGGTTATATGATGTTTCGTAACAAGCGtgttccttcttcttcctcttacTCGAAACAGAC GAACAAAGTTTTGATATAG
- the LOC136210495 gene encoding uncharacterized protein isoform X2 encodes MQYRKIIEVEPPSPLRYIIGAVIMMIGVVLPVGYMMFRNKRVPSSSSYSKQT; translated from the coding sequence ATGCAGTACAGAAAAATCATAGAGGTGGAGCCGCCGAGTCCGTTAAGGTACATTATCGGAGCAGTGATAATGATGATAGGAGTGGTCTTACCTGTCGGTTATATGATGTTTCGTAACAAGCGtgttccttcttcttcctcttacTCGAAACAGACGTAG